The proteins below are encoded in one region of Paeniglutamicibacter cryotolerans:
- a CDS encoding response regulator has product MDSLQVLLVDDHPVVRAGLRAVLTEQGGLLVLAEASDGADAIAQLARLRTLGERVDVVLMDLQMEGMDGVQATARITAAGGPPVLILTTYDSDADIRAALEAGAAGYLLKDAPLAELVAAVRAAADGKQVLAAGVAARMAPGERDAAELSPRELELLALLARGMSNKEIARELFISESTVKTHLIHIYSKLAVDNRTAAIDRARALRLIR; this is encoded by the coding sequence ATGGATAGCTTGCAGGTCCTGTTGGTCGATGACCATCCCGTGGTCCGGGCCGGCTTGCGTGCCGTCTTGACCGAACAGGGCGGGCTGCTGGTGCTGGCCGAGGCCTCCGACGGGGCCGATGCCATCGCCCAGCTCGCCCGGCTGCGGACCCTGGGCGAACGCGTCGACGTGGTGCTGATGGACCTGCAGATGGAAGGCATGGACGGGGTCCAGGCCACTGCCCGGATCACCGCCGCCGGCGGGCCGCCGGTGCTCATCCTGACCACCTATGATTCGGATGCCGACATCAGGGCGGCGCTCGAGGCGGGAGCGGCGGGCTACCTGCTCAAGGACGCCCCGCTGGCTGAACTCGTCGCCGCGGTGCGGGCTGCGGCCGATGGCAAGCAGGTGCTCGCTGCCGGTGTAGCGGCACGCATGGCACCGGGGGAGCGCGATGCGGCGGAGCTGAGCCCGCGCGAACTCGAACTGCTGGCGCTGCTGGCCCGCGGGATGAGCAACAAGGAGATCGCCCGGGAGCTGTTCATCTCCGAATCAACGGTCAAGACACACCTGATCCACATCTACTCCAAGCTCGCCGTCGATAACCGTACCGCGGCCATCGACCGGGCCCGGGCGCTGCGGCTTATCCGCTGA
- a CDS encoding glycosyltransferase family 87 protein — protein sequence MPENTAVPEPRRGPVRITVPTRNDPLLRQLTEVVGGPLGRHTDPGRVTPGFWRIERVLILLTGIAAILAVLSKNMCRLYGWGGENSYQWACYSDWAALFHARGFADNAFAPFAAGAQFEYPVLMSVVASLTAALVPAGNYDRTLAFYDLNVFFAVLLWFVVVIATARSAGRRPWDAAMVALAPGIILASTINWDMWAVMFLALAMLAWSRNMPFVAGVLVGLGTAMKLYPVLFFGAVIVLAIRSGRLRPLWLSLAGAAVAWVGVNLPAAIANFDSWSYFLTFTGDRGAGLSSIWHAWNLTAAVVPGMPSLDASMINVLAFTLFFLSCVGVLVLGLVAPRRPRFAPLLFLIVGAFILFNKVYSPQFVIWLVPLAALAWPRWRDFLVWQLIEVLHFWAIWMYLYAETADIQASNTFPPSFYVFAVLGHMIATGYLMYRVAHSIMNPDFDPVRRVGQDDPQAGPFAGAADRFTWPLKRRSVGADG from the coding sequence ATGCCAGAGAACACCGCCGTCCCGGAGCCCCGCCGCGGACCGGTCCGCATCACCGTGCCGACCCGCAACGACCCGTTGCTGCGCCAGCTCACCGAGGTGGTGGGCGGCCCGCTGGGCCGGCATACCGACCCGGGCCGGGTGACCCCCGGATTCTGGCGCATCGAGCGCGTGCTGATCCTGCTGACCGGCATCGCGGCGATCCTCGCGGTGCTCTCCAAGAACATGTGCCGGCTCTACGGCTGGGGCGGGGAGAACTCCTACCAGTGGGCCTGCTATTCGGACTGGGCAGCGCTCTTCCACGCCCGCGGTTTCGCCGACAACGCGTTCGCCCCCTTTGCCGCCGGCGCGCAATTCGAATATCCGGTCCTGATGTCTGTCGTCGCCTCTTTGACCGCTGCGCTGGTACCGGCGGGGAACTACGACCGCACGCTGGCGTTCTACGACCTGAACGTGTTCTTCGCCGTGCTGCTCTGGTTTGTCGTGGTGATAGCCACCGCGCGCAGTGCCGGTCGGCGGCCATGGGATGCCGCCATGGTGGCGCTCGCGCCGGGGATCATCCTGGCCTCGACGATCAACTGGGACATGTGGGCGGTGATGTTCCTGGCCCTGGCCATGCTGGCCTGGTCGCGCAACATGCCGTTCGTGGCGGGTGTCCTGGTCGGGCTGGGCACCGCCATGAAGCTCTACCCGGTGCTCTTCTTCGGCGCCGTCATCGTGCTGGCGATCCGCAGCGGACGGCTGCGCCCGCTCTGGCTCTCGCTCGCAGGGGCGGCCGTGGCCTGGGTTGGCGTGAACCTTCCCGCGGCGATCGCCAACTTCGATTCGTGGAGCTACTTCCTGACCTTCACCGGGGACCGCGGTGCCGGGCTGTCCTCGATCTGGCACGCCTGGAACCTCACGGCCGCCGTGGTGCCCGGGATGCCATCGCTGGATGCCTCCATGATCAACGTGCTCGCCTTCACCCTGTTCTTCCTTTCCTGCGTCGGCGTGCTGGTGTTGGGCCTGGTCGCGCCGCGGCGTCCGCGCTTCGCGCCGCTGCTCTTCCTGATCGTTGGCGCCTTCATCCTGTTCAACAAGGTCTATTCCCCGCAATTCGTCATCTGGCTGGTGCCGCTGGCGGCGCTGGCCTGGCCGCGCTGGCGCGACTTCCTGGTGTGGCAGCTGATTGAGGTGCTGCACTTCTGGGCGATCTGGATGTACCTGTACGCCGAAACGGCGGACATCCAGGCCTCGAACACCTTCCCTCCGTCGTTCTACGTCTTTGCCGTGCTGGGCCACATGATTGCCACCGGCTACCTGATGTACCGGGTGGCACACTCGATCATGAACCCCGATTTCGACCCGGTGCGCCGGGTCGGGCAGGACGATCCACAGGCCGGCCCCTTCGCTGGCGCGGCGGACAGGTTCACCTGGCCGCTCAAACGCCGGAGCGTGGGCGCCGATGGCTGA
- a CDS encoding sensor histidine kinase, which translates to MTTSVSRPRKMPDSLPAPGTAGAMVLRVLRVGLHVSFAVLLGIGLLGVLGSGESAVRRVTVVVLSGLLAALYLAGTLREKRHAAGLAAHPGRWAIWWLGGVVVLWVILLYLSSGFAWLAFPLFFLHLHILGLRHALFAVVLLTAVDIAGGWYHSGSLSLAQVLGPALGAVFAVIMGMAYRALYQEGVNQRLALAELRETRAALAEQERRAGTLSERARLAREIHDTLAQGLSSIVLVSRAASAALESGNTDLAAQRLETIGQTAAENLAEARGFVRGLSGDAAQEGSLAAALERLCAATERNVRAAGGELECSFAQDGTARGLPEPVAEALLRAAQSGLANIASHAGASRAVLSLGYLPDAVTLDVFDDGIGLDTAALPRGPRADGTGYGLAGLRERLAPFEGTLEIESTPGEGTVIAVRIPLPATEGVPHG; encoded by the coding sequence GTGACTACCTCCGTGTCCCGGCCGCGTAAGATGCCGGATTCGTTGCCCGCTCCCGGGACCGCCGGCGCCATGGTGCTGCGGGTCCTGCGCGTCGGACTCCACGTGAGCTTCGCCGTGCTGTTGGGCATTGGGCTGCTCGGGGTCCTCGGCTCCGGGGAATCGGCGGTCCGGCGGGTCACCGTGGTGGTGCTCAGCGGACTGCTGGCAGCGCTCTATCTGGCCGGAACGCTGCGCGAGAAACGCCATGCCGCGGGCCTGGCCGCCCATCCGGGCCGCTGGGCCATCTGGTGGCTCGGCGGGGTGGTGGTCCTCTGGGTCATCCTGCTCTACCTCAGCTCCGGTTTCGCCTGGCTCGCATTCCCGCTCTTCTTCCTGCATTTGCACATCCTGGGCCTGCGCCATGCGCTGTTCGCCGTGGTGCTGCTGACCGCGGTCGACATCGCCGGCGGCTGGTACCACTCGGGTTCGCTCAGTCTGGCCCAGGTGCTGGGCCCGGCGCTCGGCGCGGTCTTCGCCGTGATCATGGGCATGGCCTACCGGGCGCTCTACCAGGAGGGCGTGAACCAGCGCCTGGCTCTGGCAGAGCTGCGCGAGACGCGTGCGGCGCTCGCCGAGCAGGAACGCCGGGCCGGAACCCTTTCCGAACGCGCCCGGTTGGCCCGGGAAATCCATGACACGCTCGCCCAGGGGCTCTCCAGCATCGTGCTGGTCTCCCGTGCCGCCAGCGCCGCACTGGAATCTGGAAACACCGACCTGGCGGCGCAGCGGCTGGAAACCATCGGGCAGACAGCCGCCGAGAACCTCGCCGAGGCCCGCGGATTCGTGCGCGGGCTCTCGGGCGATGCGGCCCAGGAGGGCTCGCTGGCCGCGGCGCTCGAGCGGCTGTGCGCCGCGACGGAACGCAATGTGCGTGCAGCGGGCGGTGAACTCGAATGCAGCTTCGCGCAGGACGGAACGGCGCGCGGGCTTCCCGAGCCGGTTGCCGAGGCACTGCTGCGTGCAGCCCAGTCCGGCCTGGCCAATATCGCCTCCCACGCAGGAGCCTCCCGCGCCGTGCTCAGCCTGGGCTACCTGCCCGATGCCGTCACCCTCGACGTGTTCGACGACGGCATCGGACTCGACACAGCCGCGCTGCCGCGGGGTCCGCGCGCCGACGGGACCGGCTACGGCCTGGCCGGCCTGCGTGAACGCCTGGCTCCGTTCGAGGGAACACTGGAGATTGAATCGACCCCCGGCGAGGGAACGGTCATTGCCGTGCGAATCCCGCTGCCCGCCACCGAAGGAGTTCCCCATGGATAG
- a CDS encoding phytoene desaturase family protein has translation MADVAVIGAGPNGLAAALTLARAGLSVRLIERNSQVGGAARTLELGYPGAVHDVGSAVHPMALASPYFTEIGLRERVDFVVPALSFAHSLPGGRAALSWRELDRTVAGLGAQGPGYRRLLGPIVERIDATADTLMHELLRIPRHPAALAVFGVRAAALMVPGPGTGESSAALLAGLSAHAAGGGRGPASTGAGLFLGATAHAGGWPIPVGGSQAISNALAAMLVLAGGSIELDTEVRHLAEVGERVVLFDTSPEALAEIAAPVLPERYARALRSTRRPPGSCVVHYVLNAPVPWSVPELADAGTIHLGGTASMVRREERRVRTAISRAPYAIVSQPSRFDPSRAPAGQHVLWAYCHVPNADPSDMGAIMTAQIEAVAPGFADTVLHAEVVTAPGLQAQNPNLVGGDISGGATDLLGMVRRPVLSADPWKTPAKGIYLASSSTPPGPAVHGMNGHLAAKSALRREFGIR, from the coding sequence ATGGCTGATGTGGCAGTCATCGGAGCCGGCCCCAACGGCCTGGCCGCTGCACTGACCCTGGCCCGCGCCGGACTTTCGGTGCGGCTGATCGAACGAAACAGCCAGGTCGGAGGCGCCGCCCGGACGCTGGAACTCGGATACCCCGGGGCCGTCCACGACGTGGGTTCGGCCGTGCACCCGATGGCGCTGGCCTCCCCGTACTTCACCGAGATCGGGCTGCGCGAGCGGGTCGATTTCGTGGTGCCCGCACTCTCTTTCGCGCACTCGCTGCCCGGGGGCCGGGCGGCACTTTCCTGGCGCGAGCTCGACCGAACGGTAGCGGGGCTCGGTGCCCAGGGGCCCGGCTACCGCCGGCTGCTCGGGCCGATCGTGGAACGGATCGACGCCACCGCAGACACGCTGATGCACGAGCTGCTCAGGATCCCGCGGCATCCGGCGGCGCTCGCCGTCTTCGGGGTGCGTGCCGCTGCGCTGATGGTCCCCGGGCCGGGCACCGGCGAGTCATCGGCGGCGCTGCTCGCCGGGCTCAGCGCCCATGCCGCAGGCGGCGGTCGCGGCCCGGCGTCCACCGGTGCCGGGCTCTTCCTGGGCGCCACGGCGCATGCCGGCGGCTGGCCCATTCCCGTCGGCGGGTCCCAGGCCATCTCGAACGCGCTGGCTGCAATGCTGGTGCTGGCCGGTGGCAGCATCGAGCTGGATACCGAGGTGCGCCACCTGGCCGAGGTCGGGGAACGGGTCGTCCTGTTCGACACCTCGCCCGAGGCGCTCGCCGAGATCGCCGCACCCGTGCTGCCCGAACGCTATGCGCGGGCACTGCGGTCAACCCGGCGGCCACCGGGCTCCTGCGTGGTGCACTACGTGCTCAACGCCCCGGTTCCGTGGTCCGTACCGGAACTCGCCGACGCGGGCACCATCCACCTGGGCGGAACAGCGTCCATGGTGCGGCGCGAGGAACGCCGCGTGCGCACCGCCATCTCCCGCGCACCCTATGCGATAGTGTCCCAGCCCAGCCGGTTCGACCCCTCCCGCGCGCCGGCGGGACAGCACGTGCTCTGGGCCTACTGCCATGTGCCCAATGCGGATCCGAGCGACATGGGCGCGATCATGACCGCCCAGATCGAGGCCGTCGCGCCGGGCTTCGCCGATACGGTGCTGCATGCCGAGGTGGTCACGGCGCCCGGGCTGCAGGCGCAGAACCCGAATCTGGTCGGCGGGGATATCTCCGGCGGGGCCACCGACCTGCTGGGCATGGTGCGGCGCCCGGTGCTGTCGGCCGACCCGTGGAAGACCCCGGCGAAGGGCATCTACCTGGCCTCCAGCTCCACCCCGCCGGGCCCCGCCGTGCACGGCATGAACGGCCACCTGGCAGCCAAGAGCGCGCTGCGCCGGGAGTTCGGAATCCGCTGA
- a CDS encoding CPBP family intramembrane glutamic endopeptidase: MSTENGFPAPAGPPPELNGGQPATPAPWQVPGYQQPPAYHQAPPAPPRTRNPAGPLPYHRLGRAWAGYRWYKPLLVGLIAVGLYVGALFLLTLAGFFAALLNPVFAGQLAGLDDALLNMDMTNPLVFVLSLGTIILMLPAILLATRILGARPTGLLSSVAGRLRWGWLGCCLAMALGVMAVSYTISFIIGTIQGEPFAPEFGSGRMWLMIGLTLLLVPVQAAAEEYVFRGYLMQCIGGWLRHPAFAIALPIPLFVFGHDYDLYGQLDVGLFALAAGWISWRTGGLEAALGLHIVNNVVIFGLGAVALADVNAKAGSLPSLIASALTMGAYVWVVVHVATRRKIARLREPEPGKLRPAPWQRPAVSG, encoded by the coding sequence ATGAGCACTGAAAACGGGTTCCCGGCACCGGCCGGACCGCCGCCCGAATTGAACGGCGGACAGCCCGCGACACCGGCCCCCTGGCAGGTTCCCGGCTACCAGCAGCCCCCGGCCTACCACCAGGCACCACCGGCGCCGCCGAGGACCAGGAATCCGGCTGGACCGCTGCCCTACCACCGATTGGGCCGCGCCTGGGCGGGATACCGCTGGTACAAACCGCTGCTGGTGGGCTTGATCGCCGTCGGCCTGTATGTGGGAGCCCTGTTCCTGCTGACGCTGGCCGGGTTCTTCGCCGCCCTGCTCAACCCGGTTTTCGCCGGGCAGCTGGCCGGACTCGATGACGCCCTGTTGAACATGGACATGACGAATCCACTGGTTTTCGTCCTGTCCCTGGGCACGATCATCCTGATGCTGCCGGCGATCCTGCTGGCCACGCGCATCCTCGGGGCCCGGCCCACGGGCCTGCTCTCCTCCGTCGCCGGAAGGCTGCGCTGGGGCTGGCTGGGCTGCTGCCTGGCCATGGCCCTGGGCGTGATGGCCGTGAGCTACACCATCAGCTTCATCATCGGCACGATCCAGGGCGAGCCCTTCGCACCGGAGTTCGGGTCGGGCCGGATGTGGCTGATGATCGGGCTCACCCTGCTGCTCGTGCCGGTCCAGGCCGCGGCAGAGGAGTACGTGTTCCGCGGCTACCTGATGCAGTGCATCGGCGGCTGGCTGCGCCACCCGGCCTTCGCCATCGCGCTGCCGATCCCACTGTTCGTGTTCGGCCACGACTACGATCTCTATGGACAACTCGACGTGGGCCTCTTCGCGCTGGCGGCGGGCTGGATTTCCTGGCGGACCGGAGGGCTGGAGGCGGCCCTCGGGCTGCACATCGTGAACAATGTGGTGATCTTCGGACTCGGCGCAGTGGCGCTGGCCGATGTGAATGCCAAGGCGGGCAGCCTGCCCTCGCTGATCGCCTCCGCACTCACCATGGGCGCCTATGTGTGGGTCGTGGTGCACGTCGCGACACGCCGCAAGATCGCCCGCCTACGCGAGCCGGAACCCGGGAAACTGCGGCCGGCTCCGTGGCAGCGGCCGGCCGTCAGCGGATAA
- a CDS encoding sensor histidine kinase, which yields MSTEPATTPAAALPRRLWGGAWRLVLALSVGMTAFALAHGVEPELGAGGSTGGWIALDMLFGVFLLVLYPLRHRFPMPVSLAIGAMSGFSALGAGLAMMAVISLATRRRVGEIGVVSAVFVASALTAEQIVFPGSQDPWWLMLVIMMVGTGVLILIGLYLGGRRQLLVTLREQAAGSLREQRAQLDAARANERTRIAREMHDVLAHRLSLVALHAGALEYRSDLGPGRTRDAAGVIRENAHLALGELREVLGLLRTESIGSAVEVSLPQPSLADLGRLLDENRGAGTVVGLSLPVELEADPVLLPEATGRHLYRIIQEALTNARRHAPGAPVSVTLGVRPVGRVTVRVENPLVSAAGSEVAGRRSMAPPSGLGLEGLAERAELAGGKLEAGPDADDRFVLEAWLPWKN from the coding sequence ATGAGCACTGAACCAGCAACGACTCCCGCGGCGGCCCTTCCGCGCCGTCTCTGGGGAGGTGCCTGGCGCCTGGTCCTGGCGCTGTCCGTGGGGATGACGGCCTTTGCCCTGGCCCATGGGGTGGAACCGGAGCTGGGAGCCGGCGGGAGCACCGGGGGCTGGATCGCACTGGACATGCTGTTCGGGGTGTTCCTTCTGGTCCTGTACCCCCTGCGCCACCGTTTCCCGATGCCCGTGAGCCTGGCCATCGGTGCAATGTCCGGATTCTCCGCACTCGGGGCCGGACTTGCGATGATGGCGGTGATTTCGCTGGCGACCCGGCGCCGGGTCGGGGAAATCGGTGTTGTCTCGGCCGTCTTCGTTGCATCGGCGCTCACCGCGGAGCAGATCGTGTTCCCCGGTTCGCAGGACCCCTGGTGGCTGATGCTGGTGATCATGATGGTGGGCACCGGAGTCCTGATCCTCATCGGCCTGTACCTCGGTGGCCGCCGGCAATTGCTGGTCACGCTGCGTGAACAAGCGGCCGGTTCGCTGCGCGAACAGCGGGCCCAGCTGGATGCCGCACGCGCCAACGAGCGGACCCGCATCGCCCGGGAAATGCACGACGTGCTGGCCCACCGCCTCTCCCTGGTGGCGCTGCACGCCGGTGCGCTCGAGTACCGCAGCGATCTGGGGCCCGGCCGGACCAGGGATGCCGCCGGGGTGATCCGGGAGAACGCGCATCTGGCGCTGGGTGAACTGCGCGAGGTGCTGGGCCTGCTGCGCACCGAATCCATCGGCTCCGCCGTCGAGGTGTCGCTGCCGCAACCCTCGCTGGCCGACCTCGGGCGGTTGCTCGATGAGAACCGGGGGGCCGGAACCGTGGTGGGACTGTCGCTGCCTGTCGAGCTGGAAGCGGATCCGGTGCTGCTGCCCGAAGCCACCGGCCGACACCTCTACCGGATCATCCAGGAGGCCCTGACCAATGCCCGGCGCCATGCCCCCGGAGCGCCGGTGTCGGTGACGCTCGGCGTTCGTCCGGTCGGACGCGTCACGGTGCGTGTGGAAAACCCGTTGGTATCGGCCGCGGGATCGGAAGTCGCCGGGCGGAGGAGCATGGCACCGCCCTCCGGCCTGGGCCTGGAAGGACTCGCCGAACGGGCCGAACTCGCTGGCGGGAAACTGGAAGCCGGCCCCGATGCCGACGATCGATTCGTGCTGGAGGCCTGGCTGCCATGGAAGAACTGA